The DNA region ACTGTCACTGAAAGTCTGCTACCAGTTGAGCAAACTTCCGACAATCAAGCGACTTCAAAGACAGCGGACATGAGGaaggaaaatgtatttattactgCCAAGCAAAGTCCTTTCCCACCCCCGCGTCCCTGCCCTGCAGacatccaccagctgctgctgcgacaCTTTCCCCAGGAGGACCTACTGCAGACGGACAGACTCATCCAGGCCGAGACCCTGCCAGAGGTGTCGCTGATAGAGAGCATGGACGACACCGGGTGCAGCTTAGTTTCAACACACGACAGCGACTCGATTGACAGTAATCAGTCAAACAGCAGTGCGTCTGATCCTGAAGTTCTAAAGGAGAAGAATTCTGGCTCAGAGGGAAATGGAGACAGCAAAACTGATGTCACCTCCTACACCACTGACAGCACCACATTAAGTTTAGAAGGCAGTGGGAACTCAAGTGTTGTTAATGTGTCAAAGCAGGAAAAGGCTAAAAAGGATCAACAGGTTCCCAAAGTCCCACTTATGCGCATGAGATCCTTCAGTGACATGAAGTACGGCCAAGGCCAAGTTCATTATCCCCTACCTGATTTCTCCAAAATTTCCTCAAAAGTAAAAACCCACAAAGTTCCAAGTGGACCTGGCAGACCTGCTCCTCAGCGTGTCGCCGCTATGCACCGAACCAGATCCTCTCCAGAGATCTTAGAGGTGATCAGCAGAGTCCTGGAGGATTCAGACCAAACATCTGAGAATACACATGTGTTGTCAGATGCAGCCAGAACTCCCCCAAACCCAGCTCATCAACTGCAGGTTAAAAATGCAATTATTGAAATCTATATTCATCAAAACTGGTGTTATAGATTGAGTTAAGATAGAACCCAAACACATGTAAAAACAGATCGTGATACATTCTACTTCTTTTATGAATATAAGAATTTTCTTTCGCATGCAAAGCTATCTTCAGAGGTGATGCATAATGATGGGACCACTGGCGATTTTGGAGGAAGCGCCCCTACGTTGGTGGGACGCCATCTTGAACCCTTCACTCCTCATCCCCTGTCAGGTACCTCTATCTGTCTCTGACACCTGATATTATGACAGGGCAGCACTTTACTGCACTTCCTGTGCACGTTATTGGGAGGTAAACAGGAACAAATGGGGTCAGATGACATCACCGAATAGAAAGAGCTTTGATGAGATAAAGTTAGTTATGGAGACAATGGTCAAagttttctgtatttttgtgTCATTAGCCTGAACCATATTTGATTGCACTCATTGCTCACCTTGTTTCTGGACCATGTGTCTTGGTAAAGGAGGAAGAAATCTCCAGAGCAATGTCAGAGTGAGGAGCTCAACCTCCTGCGCGCAACCTGCAGAAGTGCTCAGCGATGGGGAGCAAATGACCGCTGAGCTGAGGGACGTTGTCTGCCAGTTCATGCAGAAGGTGAGCGTGAAGATGTGCCAGAGAAGGAATCTACACACAGCTCGATCAATTTGTCACCCCTCTCCTAATCAGGTGGAAGAATTCAAACGAAGCGTAAGCCACTTGTCAGTCAGCACAACAGAACAGCAGGATGTAAGTTTTTAAAATCCTATATGTAGTTCAGAGGAAAGCGCAGTTTCCTTCTTCAATGGAGACAAATGTACGACGTGTCCGTTGACAGATGCTGAGGAGCATTATGGAGGCTCAGGATCAGCTAGAGAGACGATACATCAGCAAGAAGGAAGAGCACAGAGCATTGGAGATGCAGAGCTACATGGGTGTGTCCAGGAACACTGGCACCTTTGACCCAAACAGGCATGTGGAAGGAGACATTTTCAGGATAGGGATGCACCTTGAGGACATCAAAGAGATTATAGACAGAAACATATGTGAGCAGGTCTCTCTGCCCTgttcctcctccactcccacATCTGTCAAGGACATTCTGGATATGAAGCCCCTGTGCATGTCCACACCTTTACCTCTACCATCTCTGCAGGAGGTAATTTTGTCTATAAGAGAACCGGGATGTTCATATTTAAACCGTTGCTTCCATTTTGTTGACTGTGCAGATATTCTCTTGGGGattgtgtaagtgtgtgtaacCATAGATGATCCTTCCTGGTCTTATGTTTTAGGCCTCAGGTGCAGATTATTCCAATCTGCATTATCAAACAGAAACCTGGAATGGAGAGGACAAGATCTCTGAGGACGTTGACCAAAATGTCGGACATCAGACAAGCAGTGAACTTGTAATATCTGACCCCTCACAGAGAAACACTCGATTCAGCAGCTCCATGTCAAGGTGGATGATAAAGTAGCTTTGACATCTATATTTCCATGTATAAACATTCAAAATGACTACTTCTAGCATTTAAATGGTTGCTTATGCTGATGTGTGAGTAggtttttttaatctctctgTGCTTGTTTTAGATGCTTATACGtcactgaacaggaagtggacatcCAGACAGCTGAGGTGGATGATGAGGTGAGCTCTGCTTTGTCAGAGGCCTTAGATCACAGTAACATTTTAGAATACCTGAGTGGAGCCAAATTATCTTCAAGACACAGCCAACAGACGCCTGAATGGTGAGTTTTGCATTTAATCAAATGCATCACATATTAATCCAGGACTTTAATACAGAATAGGAAGTGTTTTTTAATGCCTCCTTGAGTTTAATGAGGTTTATTTTGTTGCTATAGCTGTAGTACCTTAGAAGCTGTCCTGAATGTCTCCTCTGATGCAGCCATCTGCAGCCCATCACAACCTCCTGTCAACACTTCATCCTTGACGTCACAGGTCACTTTAAGATATTTAATGGGCAGTTGTCATTTAACCTGCTCTTGAATGACTGAATGCTCATGGAGGTTGCGCAGGTTATGGTGTTTTGATGCTTTGTTTGAACGGCTGTGGGGGTTTTTTGGCCTGCAGATTGTGAGGGCAGAGACAGACAGCGGATTCGGCAGCTTATACCTGAATCAGACGGGGCTTTTCCAACCAAACCTGCTCGCAGGAAGGTACAAACCTAAAGAGCAAATCTCCATTGGATGCTGAGTAACAGGAGAGTAACTCAGTCTGGACCCTGTCGTCTGCAGGGTGCAGCCACAGAATGATGCTCCGAGTAACTCAGACAGCGAAGCTTCCTGCTCCAATGTACAGTCGGTTCAGTCAGTGGCCACCAGGCAGGGGTTGGACAGTCCCCAACAGTCTGGTGTGGCAGTAGGAGTAGAGCAGTGGGTAGAGAACACAACAAAGTTGTCTTCACTCAGGCTGAAAGGTGAACAAATCAGTTTATACCAAAAGGTTCTGTTAAAGCAGCTCTGGCATGAATCTGTTCACTTACCTGATCAGCTGTGTATGTTTCTTCTGATAACCTTTGCAGAAGAAACTAAAGGTAAATGGAAACCATCAGCCCCGCTCCATGACCACATATCGGATCCCATCCTCAGATGCACAGTGGCTGcagtggagagcagcagctgtctgtgttcCTGCTCCTGTAAAAGGTCAGAATGTTTCACAGTTCTCTCCCGCATTTTGCCATAGAAATGATTTGAGCATCTTTTTCAATTTTGGTAAATCTGGATCCCTGTGTCTGATCAGTGAGGCTATTGTAGCCTTGCAGTCAGAAGTGTCCAGACTCAGAGAAGACCTGCAGGAATGTTTGGTGCAGCTGCCGCTCATAGCACGGGAAGTGGACTATCTGGCCTCCGTAAGGCAGCAAAGGGCTAaaaccaggagcaggagccaaCACAGGTCAACCTACAACAGGTGGAGAGCCCATCCTGGTATTTGTGGCAACATTGCTGAAGTGGTTTATTAATAGATAATTATGTTAATCTGTTTAACTTCTCTCCCTCTACTGAGGACTAGACATGATCGGAACATTCTCAGCTCCCGTCAGATGACGATAGCAGACTGGATCTCCGTAAACATGGATCAAAGTAAGTTTGCAggtgcttcattttttttaaattataaaaatCCATTTAAATACTTATCAGTATTTATTATGTGTAGCTATAGATGCCTGATTGTCAACTGATCCTTCAGGTAAAAAGAGCGTTGACTCCACTGACTCTGATTTGCTGCAGTGCACAGAAATGTCTATAGGGGGCAGAATAACACCTGAGTTCAGAGGTTAGAGTAAATACTGACAATGTTTCTTCATGCATTTTATGTAGACTATATAATTATGCTGCACCAAAATAAGTCATTGTGTGTATACTTTGTTACCAGAAGGTCCAAAACCTCCAAATTTAAAGCATAAACAGGGAGTTCCCCACACTCGTGCCAAGGAGGGACCACAAGGTAAGAGATTTTATATCTAATAAGTGTAAATCTGCACTGTTAATATTTTCTGTAGCAGATTTTACTCATAAAGAATCTGTTACTCTCATCTTTATGCTGTCAGATTTCATCACGGAGAAATCTTATTCTAAGGAACATCGGCCTGCTTTCTCCTCTACGTACCATCAGAAGCCCCTCCTCCAGGTTAACTATGGCTCCTCCAGCAGTCTGCCTGCAAGGTAAACACACAACTGTCCCAGAAGTGTGTCAAAGATACGCTGCCAATTTCCAACTGATCTATTTCTGAAAAGCTTTTATTCCTTCTGCCTCATCACTCCAGTTACAAAATCAGAgagccttcagagctgcagaacacAAAGCACCACAGAAAGCGTTCCACACAGTCGGACACTGCTCTGCTCCCCAGTGATGTGTACTTTCAGAGGACACCATCTCCTGCGTCAGTGGCGTCCAAGACCGGCAGCAAGGAAAGTAGATCCAAACGGAGCAAGGTGAGATCATTttacatctctgcttccattgtGACGTCACTCTTGGTtggatttgttcatttttttcacTGTATTTCACAGGAGGATGACATAATCATGTCTCTAGACATGGCTATCGAGTTGGCTCGCAATATGAAACAGACGACAGACAAAATGGCCAAGAGACTCTCAGCAGATCTGTCGGAGTCTCATCCCCGCAGGACACCGCATAACATGCAGCCGCTAGAGGGCAGTAAACACGGGCTTTTATAGCCAGCGGCACACAAATCAACTTTACTTATTACTTTGTTCTTTTGCTATTTTCGTCTGGTTTGGGGGGAAAAGAAGAGTTTGAAATTAATTGACTTGTTTCTGTTGAGTTTTTGCTTccgttcatttatttataatataaCTAAATAACAAGACACGTCAATGTTTGTATTGTTAATCCTATATTTCacttaattaaaaaatattatCCAACTCTACAGTGAAAAAACTAGAAATATAACTTTCTCACATCTCTGTCTCTGGATATGAAAACAGTAATCTATATTTCTCTGACCTCTATTCATTCAGATGTCATGCATGTTTTTTTGGTTCAGCTTATTCCAGGTGACCTGAAATGAGGGGTTAACACCAGTCACACAGTCAAACTCAACCACAAAAAAGTGAACAATTAGCTTTCCTATACACACTAACAACCACAGGCTAAGCAGATAATGTTCAAATTTTATCACAAGTGGGTCATTTTGTTAATATTACATTACAGGGAAAACCCTGTCTGCCTTTATTTGAAATAAGTATCAATTGttgtccttttatttaaaaaactcATTTGATTCCTCTCATGCCACCGTGCAAGCCCGTGGGTGCTAACGACACAGTGTTCTTTTACTCAGATTTTTTTACTTGGATCCTGTTGTGTGGTTCTGTTGGCGTCAGTATCAACTTTCACCAATAGGACATCAGGAAAGACAACATTGACAAACAACATTCCTGAACTGTTCCCTGTGATTGTTCCAAGGACAGCTGAGGTCCTTTTGTTAGTTTGAACAGGTGCACAGTCAAGAATTTACAGACTTTGTCTTCCATAATCACAGATGAGGGTTAAAGATGCTGCCTAGTCACAAAAATCAGGTTAAATTAGTGTTTTTGTAAAATGGGTATCATAGTAATTGGGTACTTTTTTATGTACTATCATTGTAAAATCACGAATTACTTATgtaatgtaaaaagaaaaacctctcAGTGCCAGTGAGGAAGAATTCTATATTATATTAACctttatatcttttttttaattaaagaagaaCCAGGTATTTActtaaaaaaggcagaaaatgaggGAATGGAGGTGGGAAAGTTGGAGGGAGGTTTGCCAGAAAGTTAGAAATGGGTGTCACCTGCATAGCAGTGGAAATGGATCTAGAGGAATTATTACCAAGGGGGTATATATATTTGGATTGTGATGAAGCGAGTGTGGCCAGTGTGTTGGAACCATTCTGTCCAACTGATGCCAACAGCAGGTGGTTCTTGTGGATTCAATGTAAATTGTATTTCTAGTGCAGGGGATGATgtcaaaaatgattaaaaaggcTTCTACCAGAACTATTGGGGGTAATCTAACCAGCAGGTGGACACCCTGTCATCAGAAAATATATTCAAACCAGCAATTAATAGTGAGGCACTGAGTCTGCCGCAGTGGACACTGGACAGGGGCAGGACGACACCCTGGGATAGGTCACACACCTCATTCACTCCCACCTGGGGAAAATCTCCATTTAACCTCACATGCATGTTTTGAAGTGCAGAAGAAGAACTGGCACACAGGTCACAAAGACGCTGACGTGGGACGAAACCTAAAACCCTCTTGTAATAATGAGACTTTGCGACCCATTGCACGATTACGCTTCCCTACCAGGTCTTCAGTAACTCTGATTTGCATATTCTTTGGACCACTCAGAAAGGCCTCGTGATTGTACTAATCTCATATTAACAATCCACCTCTGGTTAAAAGAGTTATAATGGTTTTGAACCAGGCCTGAAAAACCAGGTTAGGGCACATCTGACTACTTTATTATCTAAACTTGGAGTTAAATATCAGTCTTGAAAGAGCTATGAAACATTATCTGTCTACAAATCTTTTGCATTGAAGAATTGAATCCTCTTTCTGTATCACATGCTTTTAGCCAGCATTGATTATGAGTGTGAGGCTGAATTCTATCACCTCTCTTCTTCTGACCTTTTTTTACACAAAGGAGATTGTCTCTGGCTGGTCCTGGGGGGCCATCTTCACAATGCACACCTGATGCAGATACACAGCCAGCAGAGCTGTAACCTCGCCTTGATTTGAACAATACGCTCAGTACAGTTCAAAACACTGTACAAGATCATTGCTTAAACTATGCTTCAGACATGGTTCATTTGAttgaacacaaaaataaatatgtacaCTGAAGATTATATTAAGATGACCAATGCCCTCAAAGCAATCACACAATATCATGGACAGAAGAAATTAAATACTTTTAATATCATCATGATTCTTCCCTCCAGGTAAAGCTACTACCAAAAGAGGTCATCCCTTCTATAgagttatcttttttttttaaatgatgaccTGTAAAAGATAAAAGGTTTTATCTTTGTCCTCATCTAGCAAAGGTGAGCGCCCTCCTCCCGCTCTGATAGGCCATCTAAATACccttgaggaggaggagttacAGCCTTTGGGCTCTTTGGTATTTGCTGAAACAATAAAGCACCTATCGTTTCATTATTGAGAGCAAAAacgagtgagagagagagagagagaaagaagggagCATAGGAAAGTCAAATTTAAGGGTAAGCTGCTTCCCTGAAGTCATTTTTGAGGAGCAGCATCACACATCTCGCCTCCAGGCAGTGGCTCTGCAGAAGATAACAGAGCACGACAGAAAGATGCTGAAACTTCTGTTTTTATTAGTTGCTGCTCAGGTAAGAAATTGACTGAATTAAGATGGtctccccctttctgtcacttttttgcttttttgcaTGTATCACAAATTCAGATTATTAACTGTGTGTAGAGGGGCAACTACATGAACACAGGCTCTTTTGAGCGTTACACCTTTCAACAAGTGCATGTGGCATGCCTTCCCTTTGCTCAATAGACAAATTCATTCCGACCTGAAAGAAATACCTGCACTGACCAGTCCCGAAATCTGTGTTGAGTGAAGGTAatgtgcagcctgctgcctcAAATGCACAGAGAATATGATACATGGCATAATTTGCCTGAGGATATAATGTCAAATACCAAAAGCTTGCTGCCCAGGGAATGGTGTCTTTGTCTTGAAAGTATATGGAGTATTTGACTTTGTTAACATGCTGcattttgacttttttaacagatgtgtgCTGCAGAAAATGGTAAATCCCATTTTGTTTCTATTAAAATAAGATTTTGCTCTTAAACTGCAAAATAGTCATCCCATCATCATTATGTTTTCCATCCTTATCTTCATCAGAAACTTTGTCAGTGTTTGCGGTCACATCAAAAAGTATGACGGTGCAGTGGAAGAGCCACAGTGGTGCCAGCTTCTACAAGATCACAGCCACTCCAAAGAACTCCCCTGAACGACCCGTCTTTGCTCAGTTCAGCGGCAACACGGTGATGGCCTCCATCAACTCCCTGTCTCCAAACACAGTGTACACTATGCAACTGGAAGCCATGGACAATGCCCTCAATGTCCTCAGCAGTGCACAGACAGAGGAAATAACAGGTAAAGATGAGGAGAGTGAGAAATACTCCACTGTAAGAGAATGTCTTGTAAAGCATTTCAGTTAATAGCATTATAGTCTTTTACTGGGGTATTATTGGTGGTACTGAAGCATCAGTTAGTttcgctgtttttttttattaattaaatttaaacaaGTCAGGGTCATCATAGAGGAACCTTTTTTCATTTAACAAGTTAATCTAGTGTGAATTTCAGCCAATTCCAGTCTTGAGCTTTGTCAAAAAgattgaaaattaaaaaaaacctagtGGCCATCTGTGGTGACAAGTAATGCTAAAACAATGTGGTCATTTTCTCACACATACTTGGAGACTGTTAATATCAATTTACACTGATTTATACTTCCCAAAATATTGATTGAGATTTCTTTTGGATGGCtgaatattttcaaattaaattagATATTTGTTCATGTATACTGATTTAACTCTTGTGTTTCCCAGCTCCTGAAGTGCCCACCATTGAACAGGCCTACTCCAAACACAGCGATAGCATCACTGTGGAGTTCACAGAGGTTTCCGGGGCAACCAGCTACATCCTGAGGGCAGAGTCAGACAATGGTGACTTCTTCTCTGAAACCGTGGTGAGCTCCTCTAAGGGCACCgttgtgcagctgcagccctaCACAACCTACAGAATGAGCGTCATGTCTGTCAACAGCGGTGGGAGGAGCCAGCCTTCATACCCCATCCAGGCCAGGACAGGTAAAAGTCATATGAAAGCCCCCCTAATACATATAATTTAGCAAAACTCACCAACTTGAAGACTGAATTAAGTATCAGTAATCAATCAAGAGTAATAATAATGACCTTGCAGCAGTTTGCTCATCCACACTGTAAAAAGCAAAATGCAGCCTTCCTGCTTTTCCTGTATCATAATGCTTTGTCATCTCACTCCTACGGCCATAACAGTGTGTCATTTCAATGCCCATTGTCACAAGTcggttgtttgtttgtggctACCACAGGAGGGAAACTGTATCCGGGCTTCTGTACTTTGCCATTCTCTTAATTTGAAAAGCAAAACCATGAGAACTGGGTTTCATTTTTACCCGAAGGAGGATGGAGCGTAATATAATCGCAGGGAGAATCTTCCATTTGTTACATCTAATAGGGGTCGGCTATTGTGAAATTAATGAAATtgtttctccatctctctgtagTGGTACAGGCGCCCATGATGAACACCACCTCCCCCGACAACAGCACCATCTTCGTGAACTGGACTTCAGTGGAGCACGCTGTCCTTTACACGCTCTGCATCATCAGACAGGGCTCCAACTCTCGCCACAAAGtcaacaccaccaacaccatGCTGACCTTTGATGGCCTGGAGGCGGGAACCACGTACTGTATCAAAGGGACAGCCTGGGATTCCGAGGGTCGCCCAGGAGACGACCTCACTATGTGCCAGATCACACGTAAGCAGGATGAGGAAAGGATGAAAAGGAGAACCAGTTTAAACTGATCACCACCAAATACTAATTCTGGCTGAATTTTCAGGTCCTCTGAGCCCAAATGTCATCCACATCCAGATGACCCAGGGTCGTTCTCTTGAGGTCGCCGTGTACTGGTTGTCCGTGCAGGGAGCTGAAAACTACATCGCTGTGACCACGAATGGCCAAAACTGTTCTTCCGTATCTCAGACTTACTGCTTCATCACCCCTGTGGAGTGTGGTCAGAACCACTCCATCTCTGTCATAGCCTATAACAGTGCCGGTCCCAGCAGCCCCTCGCAACCTGCCGAGTACATCACATGTAGGTTTATCCCTACACGTTCTGTCCTTCTAGACATAACGTATAAGCTTTAAATTAGGAGATTAAAGAAGGATATTTAACATTTGTACTAGGTAATCTAAACCAAGCAAACATCTCTAGACTAAAGCTGCTCCATTACAGACTTAGATTATAATTTttctcatgtttctttttttaatattatttgttCTGTCCAAAAAAGGGTTAACAATCCAAAACCCGTGTCTCTCTAACAGATCCATGCCCCCCTGAGAACATTTGGGTGGAAGAGCCCATGGCAGGAAACTGCTCGGTGGTGTGGGAAGAGGTGCCCCTGGTAGACTACTACATCGCTTTCATAAAGTGGGACGACGGAACAGAAAAATCCTGCAACACCACCGGGACCACGTGCCAGTTCTTTTGCATGTGTGGCTACACGTACCTCACCACCGTCTTTCCCTACAATCTAGCTGGTTCCAGTCCCTACTCCCACGTCCGTAACTACACCACCAGTATGTCACGAAACACATACATCTACAATCGTCGGTCCATTCATACATGTGGCCCACTGCATTTTCAtaatcttttctcttttctctctcccagtTCCTTGCTGTCCAGAGGATGTTACTATAAATCTAGT from Takifugu flavidus isolate HTHZ2018 chromosome 15, ASM371156v2, whole genome shotgun sequence includes:
- the LOC130538643 gene encoding serine-rich adhesin for platelets-like isoform X3, producing the protein METDVEGSDDDAQGQSKHTVLWEKCIHQSIYVDLSENESLNLSDLERSLLLHVSQDESAASVPSIHLTAEHADLSDATSSESSVNSQSDGLVEHKSHMLQPAAQCPKRMLRFDNSGQNTSDEEQEELPYDGGLGSNYSKNVISKISSGRKETVNSSPDSPDCFEPNTGNNATVTESLLPVEQTSDNQATSKTADMRKENVFITAKQSPFPPPRPCPADIHQLLLRHFPQEDLLQTDRLIQAETLPEVSLIESMDDTGCSLVSTHDSDSIDSNQSNSSASDPEVLKEKNSGSEGNGDSKTDVTSYTTDSTTLSLEGSGNSSVVNVSKQEKAKKDQQVPKVPLMRMRSFSDMKYGQGQVHYPLPDFSKISSKVKTHKVPSGPGRPAPQRVAAMHRTRSSPEILEVISRVLEDSDQTSENTHVLSDAARTPPNPAHQLQLSSEVMHNDGTTGDFGGSAPTLVGRHLEPFTPHPLSGGRNLQSNVRVRSSTSCAQPAEVLSDGEQMTAELRDVVCQFMQKVSVKMCQRRNLHTARSICHPSPNQVEEFKRSVSHLSVSTTEQQDMLRSIMEAQDQLERRYISKKEEHRALEMQSYMGVSRNTGTFDPNRHVEGDIFRIGMHLEDIKEIIDRNICEQVSLPCSSSTPTSVKDILDMKPLCMSTPLPLPSLQEASGADYSNLHYQTETWNGEDKISEDVDQNVGHQTSSELVISDPSQRNTRFSSSMSRCLYVTEQEVDIQTAEVDDEVSSALSEALDHSNILEYLSGAKLSSRHSQQTPECCSTLEAVLNVSSDAAICSPSQPPVNTSSLTSQIVRAETDSGFGSLYLNQTGLFQPNLLAGRVQPQNDAPSNSDSEASCSNVQSVQSVATRQGLDSPQQSGVAVGVEQWVENTTKLSSLRLKEETKGKWKPSAPLHDHISDPILRCTVAAVESSSCLCSCSCKSEAIVALQSEVSRLREDLQECLVQLPLIAREVDYLASVRQQRAKTRSRSQHRSTYNRTRHDRNILSSRQMTIADWISVNMDQSKKSVDSTDSDLLQCTEMSIGGRITPEFREGPKPPNLKHKQGVPHTRAKEGPQDFITEKSYSKEHRPAFSSTYHQKPLLQVNYGSSSSLPASYKIREPSELQNTKHHRKRSTQSDTALLPSDVYFQRTPSPASVASKTGSKESRSKRSKEDDIIMSLDMAIELARNMKQTTDKMAKRLSADLSESHPRRTPHNMQPLEGSKHGLL
- the LOC130538643 gene encoding uncharacterized protein LOC130538643 isoform X1, producing the protein METDVEGSDDDAQGQSKHTVLWEKCIHQSIYVDLSENESLNLSDLERSLLLHVSQDESAASVPSIHLTAEHADLSDATSSESSVNSQSDGLVEHKSHMLQPAAQCPKRMLRFDNSGQNTSDEEQEELPYDGGLGSNYSKNVISKISSGRKETVNSSPDSPDCFEPNTGNNATVTESLLPVEQTSDNQATSKTADMRKENVFITAKQSPFPPPRPCPADIHQLLLRHFPQEDLLQTDRLIQAETLPEVSLIESMDDTGCSLVSTHDSDSIDSNQSNSSASDPEVLKEKNSGSEGNGDSKTDVTSYTTDSTTLSLEGSGNSSVVNVSKQEKAKKDQQVPKVPLMRMRSFSDMKYGQGQVHYPLPDFSKISSKVKTHKVPSGPGRPAPQRVAAMHRTRSSPEILEVISRVLEDSDQTSENTHVLSDAARTPPNPAHQLQLSSEVMHNDGTTGDFGGSAPTLVGRHLEPFTPHPLSGGRNLQSNVRVRSSTSCAQPAEVLSDGEQMTAELRDVVCQFMQKVSVKMCQRRNLHTARSICHPSPNQVEEFKRSVSHLSVSTTEQQDMLRSIMEAQDQLERRYISKKEEHRALEMQSYMGVSRNTGTFDPNRHVEGDIFRIGMHLEDIKEIIDRNICEQVSLPCSSSTPTSVKDILDMKPLCMSTPLPLPSLQEASGADYSNLHYQTETWNGEDKISEDVDQNVGHQTSSELVISDPSQRNTRFSSSMSRCLYVTEQEVDIQTAEVDDEVSSALSEALDHSNILEYLSGAKLSSRHSQQTPECCSTLEAVLNVSSDAAICSPSQPPVNTSSLTSQIVRAETDSGFGSLYLNQTGLFQPNLLAGRVQPQNDAPSNSDSEASCSNVQSVQSVATRQGLDSPQQSGVAVGVEQWVENTTKLSSLRLKEETKGKWKPSAPLHDHISDPILRCTVAAVESSSCLCSCSCKSEAIVALQSEVSRLREDLQECLVQLPLIAREVDYLASVRQQRAKTRSRSQHRSTYNRTRHDRNILSSRQMTIADWISVNMDQSKFAGKKSVDSTDSDLLQCTEMSIGGRITPEFREGPKPPNLKHKQGVPHTRAKEGPQDFITEKSYSKEHRPAFSSTYHQKPLLQVNYGSSSSLPASYKIREPSELQNTKHHRKRSTQSDTALLPSDVYFQRTPSPASVASKTGSKESRSKRSKEDDIIMSLDMAIELARNMKQTTDKMAKRLSADLSESHPRRTPHNMQPLEGSKHGLL
- the LOC130538643 gene encoding serine-rich adhesin for platelets-like isoform X4 → METDVEGSDDDAQGQSKHTVLWEKCIHQSIYVDLSENESLNLSDLERSLLLHVSQDESAASVPSIHLTAEHADLSDATSSESSVNSQSDGLVEHKSHMLQPAAQCPKRMLRFDNSGQNTSDEEQEELPYDGGLGSNYSKNVISKISSGRKETVNSSPDSPDCFEPNTGNNATVTESLLPVEQTSDNQATSKTADMRKENVFITAKQSPFPPPRPCPADIHQLLLRHFPQEDLLQTDRLIQAETLPEVSLIESMDDTGCSLVSTHDSDSIDSNQSNSSASDPEVLKEKNSGSEGNGDSKTDVTSYTTDSTTLSLEGSGNSSVVNVSKQEKAKKDQQVPKVPLMRMRSFSDMKYGQGQVHYPLPDFSKISSKVKTHKVPSGPGRPAPQRVAAMHRTRSSPEILEVISRVLEDSDQTSENTHVLSDAARTPPNPAHQLQLSSEVMHNDGTTGDFGGSAPTLVGRHLEPFTPHPLSGGRNLQSNVRVRSSTSCAQPAEVLSDGEQMTAELRDVVCQFMQKVSVKMCQRRNLHTARSICHPSPNQVEEFKRSVSHLSVSTTEQQDMLRSIMEAQDQLERRYISKKEEHRALEMQSYMGVSRNTGTFDPNRHVEGDIFRIGMHLEDIKEIIDRNICEQVSLPCSSSTPTSVKDILDMKPLCMSTPLPLPSLQEASGADYSNLHYQTETWNGEDKISEDVDQNVGHQTSSELVISDPSQRNTRFSSSMSRCLYVTEQEVDIQTAEVDDEVSSALSEALDHSNILEYLSGAKLSSRHSQQTPECCSTLEAVLNVSSDAAICSPSQPPVNTSSLTSQIVRAETDSGFGSLYLNQTGLFQPNLLAGRVQPQNDAPSNSDSEASCSNVQSVQSVATRQGLDSPQQSGVAVGVEQWVENTTKLSSLRLKEETKGKWKPSAPLHDHISDPILRCTVAAVESSSCLCSCSCKSEAIVALQSEVSRLREDLQECLVQLPLIAREVDYLASVRQQRAKTRSRSQHRSTYNRHDRNILSSRQMTIADWISVNMDQSKKSVDSTDSDLLQCTEMSIGGRITPEFREGPKPPNLKHKQGVPHTRAKEGPQDFITEKSYSKEHRPAFSSTYHQKPLLQVNYGSSSSLPASYKIREPSELQNTKHHRKRSTQSDTALLPSDVYFQRTPSPASVASKTGSKESRSKRSKEDDIIMSLDMAIELARNMKQTTDKMAKRLSADLSESHPRRTPHNMQPLEGSKHGLL